CCGCGATTCGCTCCAAGGCCAGCACGACGTCTTGGCCGCGGAACCGTGGCTCGACCTCGATCGCCAGACTCTCACGAGTAAAGTGATCGACTATCGTTAACAGCCGGATTCGACGCCCGTTGAACAGTTCGTCGGTCATAAAATCCATCACCCAGCAGTCGTTAATGCGAGTCGCCGAAGGACGCAAGGCACGCGTCCGACAACTGACCCGACGCCGGGGCGTCTTCGTCCGAATGACCAAGATGCGTAAACGACGTGGTCCCGAGCAGACCATCAAGGCTCTGCAAGATGGTGAAGCCATTTTGGTGGCTAGCAAATCGTTGGCCGAAGCTTGTCAGCCCCTCTCAATCAGTGAGGCGACCTGGATGCGGTGGAAGAAAGAGGTCGGTGGCATGAAACACAACCAAGAAATGGCGAGTGCAAAGTGCGACACTGCGCAAATCTTCCGGCACACGAGACAAAAGTTGAAGATTTCTCGTGATTATCATTATTTTGTGTCTTCGTAATGTCCAATTTGCCTACGAATCGGGCAATAGATAGTTACCCACCGACGCTTCCCACCCATGAGCGCCCTGCATACGGACGAAAATATGACCGAGAAGAAAGCGGCGATTTCAAACTCGGACGATCATTTTGTTGAGGCGTTACTGCCTTTGCAAACCCGGCTTTATCGCTACATTGCGAGCCTAACCCCTAATCGAGTCGATGCGGAAGACTTGTTTCAAAAGTCTCTACTTACAGCCTGGCAAGAACGTCAACGATTTAAAACGGATGGTGACCTCTATGCCTGGCTGTGTGGCATAGCACGAAATCACATTCGACATCACTACCGGTCGGTCGAGCGCTGTCGAGAAATGATCGATCATGCCATCGTCGAACAGTTGGCGATTCGTCTCGAAAATGAAGATCGCCATTTTCAAAAGCGTCAGTCAGCATTGACCGAATGTCTCTACAAATTGCCCGTCAAGCAACGCGAGTTAATACAACGATTCTATCAGTCCGATCATTCGATTCGAGACTTTGCCATTTCGCGAAATACGGGCGTCGAGGCGATGTACAAGAGACTACAACGCATTCGGACCGCTCTTGAGTCGTGTATCAAGCAGGCGATTGCCGTGGAGGCAGTCCGATGAAAAACGACTCTCGGTCCCTCAACGAAGTTTCCGATTTGGCTGATCGTTACTACATTGGCCATCTCGATGAAGAGGGAATTGCTCGTTTGAATGAACTCTTGCTTGATAACCCAGAGGCCCAAAAAGCGTTTCTGGAAGTGGCAAGTGTCTATGCTCGGCTGCAGTGGGAGTATTCCAATACGTCGCCAACATCGGATAGGCCGGCTCTCGAAAATCATAAGGGTCAGCAGAGCACACCAATCTCTCGTTCGCCGGTGTACG
This is a stretch of genomic DNA from Bremerella alba. It encodes these proteins:
- a CDS encoding sigma-70 family RNA polymerase sigma factor gives rise to the protein MSALHTDENMTEKKAAISNSDDHFVEALLPLQTRLYRYIASLTPNRVDAEDLFQKSLLTAWQERQRFKTDGDLYAWLCGIARNHIRHHYRSVERCREMIDHAIVEQLAIRLENEDRHFQKRQSALTECLYKLPVKQRELIQRFYQSDHSIRDFAISRNTGVEAMYKRLQRIRTALESCIKQAIAVEAVR